In Streptomyces violaceusniger Tu 4113, one DNA window encodes the following:
- a CDS encoding ABC transporter permease subunit has translation MTTPYQHQSQAPVPPQGPPRTAPQMPPQAPHQAAPHQAAPHQMAPHHPAPQAYQQPVPPGPPSQPYAGMGPYTSPIPVQRTHLGNALASEWTKIKSVRSTIWTLGIMVALVIGIGLLVAVTTSSSDYLDVPTTLPGFFGTLLGQLCVVTLGVLVITSEYGTGMIRTTLTASPQRSRVLTAKALVFFTLSFTTTTVSLALVAYASMGMHSGSGVPEPTGDEILGATVGAGLYVSLLGLLSLAVGAILRHSAGAITTMLGVVLLPAILPAFLMMSDSLRGLGTKMLEYSSPQSLASLFRLDESLNSGWPQLSALAVVTAAAMIAAYALLEKRDV, from the coding sequence ATGACGACCCCGTACCAGCACCAGTCCCAGGCGCCCGTCCCCCCGCAGGGTCCTCCCCGGACCGCCCCGCAGATGCCGCCGCAGGCCCCGCACCAGGCAGCCCCACACCAAGCGGCCCCGCACCAGATGGCCCCGCACCACCCCGCGCCCCAGGCGTACCAGCAGCCGGTGCCGCCCGGGCCCCCGTCGCAGCCGTACGCGGGTATGGGGCCGTACACCTCGCCGATCCCGGTCCAGCGCACCCACCTCGGCAACGCCCTCGCCTCCGAGTGGACCAAGATCAAGTCGGTGCGCTCCACGATCTGGACGCTGGGCATCATGGTCGCGCTGGTGATCGGGATCGGACTGCTGGTGGCGGTGACCACCAGCAGCTCCGACTACCTCGACGTTCCCACCACCCTCCCCGGATTCTTCGGCACCCTGCTCGGCCAGCTGTGCGTCGTCACTCTCGGGGTGCTCGTGATCACCTCCGAGTACGGCACCGGGATGATCCGGACCACCCTCACCGCCTCCCCGCAGCGCTCACGGGTGCTCACCGCCAAGGCGCTGGTCTTCTTCACCCTCTCGTTCACCACCACGACCGTCTCGCTCGCGCTGGTGGCCTACGCGAGCATGGGGATGCACAGCGGGTCGGGTGTGCCGGAGCCGACGGGTGACGAGATCCTGGGCGCGACGGTCGGCGCCGGGCTCTATGTGTCGCTGCTGGGGCTGCTCTCGCTGGCCGTCGGAGCCATCCTGCGGCACTCCGCGGGGGCGATCACCACGATGCTCGGTGTGGTGCTGCTGCCGGCCATCCTCCCCGCGTTCCTGATGATGTCGGACAGCCTGCGCGGCCTGGGAACGAAGATGCTGGAGTACTCCTCGCCCCAGTCGCTGGCCTCCCTCTTCCGCCTCGACGAGAGCCTGAACAGCGGCTGGCCACAGCTCTCGGCGCTGGCCGTGGTCACGGCAGCGGCGATGATCGCCGCGTATGCGCTGCTGGAGAAGCGGGATGTGTAG
- a CDS encoding STAS domain-containing protein, protein MHIRGDHAELVVGGRLDVRSAADARTALHTAVDAGGGDLVLDLTELDSWDATGLGVIMGAHRRAGRVGRRLVLRGVPPQMQRLLVATRLHRILAIEGGLEAESLPRV, encoded by the coding sequence ATGCACATCAGGGGCGACCACGCCGAGCTGGTCGTCGGGGGCCGACTGGACGTCCGGAGCGCGGCGGACGCCCGTACGGCCCTGCACACCGCCGTCGACGCCGGCGGCGGGGATCTCGTTCTCGACCTGACCGAACTGGACTCCTGGGACGCCACCGGGCTCGGGGTGATCATGGGCGCGCACCGCCGCGCGGGCCGGGTGGGCAGACGGCTGGTGCTGCGCGGGGTGCCGCCCCAGATGCAGCGGCTGCTGGTGGCCACCCGGCTGCACCGCATCCTGGCGATCGAGGGCGGGCTGGAGGCGGAGTCACTGCCGCGAGTGTGA
- a CDS encoding ATP-binding protein produces MDPKNRGSQEHGWDESGPGAASGAPHAAETPGAGSPSRPPAPPGLPRDVPTPPLGSPAPGSSASSASSASSVASDPVGPPARTARIVTGDYLLTVNPVDGSEIEPCPPGERPARPERRGPDERAELRHAAAAPRPSGTVLPDLPMLERDEERERLARLLARGRSVRVTGPSGAGRSTLLEAVAADCERLAPDGVVRLSGYHRTPADLLHDLYAAVFSAPLYRPERAELMEAVQGVGAVVVLDDVEFGGAALDEFLDATPECAFLISATPEVPAPSPDSHLEEVFLSGLSRTAGLELLARAARRPLEGDEASWAADLWFESEGLPLRFVQAGALLRQRDALRDDPSAREAGAGHDVPLPSIAEAASPAALLTGRLSEAAHDALRFAVALGGECPHQVHLRALSADTHADAALGELLGCGLVTAAGAHHRLAARVTAQLAEEGYADADAGRAHAVAGHYAWWAGHPSVAPERVAAEADAILAAMTALIGSREAGHADAAVLLARAAAPAFAAALHWGAWERAVRHGQEAARLAGLVADEAYFHHELGVLALCTGHPERARAELEASIGLRGVLADKRGTVAGRRALALVADRSPGSAMAGAFGASGGSRKGEDVTPPAAGAAPDGTETTIVTPKAATTTPLPATGTPAPTRAVTAVVPAVSRTTVAAPATPSALASASAAAGPSDGEPRGLRRMAVRGARRNVVAASAGVLLVAALGTVVTLGATSGDDSDSPSDKVKPDRSASQQDDDKGLTADEPTRGTGQGPQPGLSGTPKASTSPTAPSSSGSPSDSTASGDPSSTSGSPSDTEQPPSPPSSDPTTGGPRPTTKPPTTKPPTPTGEPTKPTPTTSAPTPTSTGDTSNTASAPTTHTASGTASPVA; encoded by the coding sequence ATGGACCCGAAGAACCGCGGATCGCAGGAGCACGGCTGGGACGAGTCCGGGCCGGGTGCGGCGTCCGGTGCGCCGCATGCGGCGGAGACTCCCGGCGCCGGCTCGCCCTCGCGCCCGCCCGCGCCGCCGGGGCTGCCGAGGGACGTACCGACGCCGCCTCTGGGCAGCCCGGCGCCCGGCTCCTCCGCCTCGTCGGCCTCCTCCGCATCTTCCGTCGCTTCAGATCCTGTTGGGCCTCCCGCCCGCACCGCACGCATCGTCACCGGCGACTACCTGCTCACGGTCAACCCCGTCGACGGCAGCGAGATAGAACCCTGCCCGCCCGGAGAGCGCCCCGCCCGGCCCGAGCGCCGCGGCCCCGACGAGCGGGCCGAGCTGCGCCACGCCGCCGCCGCGCCGCGTCCCTCCGGCACCGTCCTGCCCGACCTGCCGATGCTGGAGCGCGACGAGGAGCGGGAGCGGCTCGCCCGGCTGCTCGCCCGCGGCCGCTCGGTGCGGGTCACCGGGCCCTCCGGCGCGGGCCGCAGCACCCTGCTGGAGGCCGTCGCCGCCGACTGCGAGCGGCTCGCGCCCGACGGTGTCGTACGCCTCTCCGGCTACCACCGCACCCCCGCCGACCTCCTCCACGACCTCTACGCCGCCGTCTTCAGCGCCCCGCTGTACCGGCCCGAGCGCGCGGAGCTGATGGAGGCGGTCCAGGGGGTCGGCGCGGTCGTCGTCCTCGACGACGTCGAGTTCGGCGGCGCCGCGCTGGACGAGTTCCTCGACGCGACCCCCGAATGCGCGTTCCTGATCTCCGCCACCCCCGAGGTCCCGGCACCGTCCCCCGATTCCCACCTCGAAGAGGTCTTCCTCTCCGGGCTCAGCCGTACGGCCGGTCTGGAGCTGCTGGCGCGGGCCGCACGACGGCCCCTGGAGGGGGACGAGGCGAGCTGGGCGGCGGACCTGTGGTTCGAGTCCGAGGGGCTGCCGCTGCGTTTCGTCCAGGCGGGCGCGCTGCTGCGGCAGCGCGACGCCCTGCGCGACGACCCCTCCGCGCGGGAGGCGGGCGCGGGCCATGACGTCCCGCTGCCCTCGATCGCCGAGGCGGCGTCCCCCGCCGCGCTGCTGACCGGACGGCTGAGCGAGGCGGCCCACGACGCCCTGCGGTTCGCGGTCGCGCTCGGCGGCGAATGCCCGCACCAGGTGCATCTGCGCGCCCTGTCCGCGGACACCCACGCGGACGCGGCCCTCGGCGAGCTGCTCGGCTGCGGCCTCGTCACCGCGGCCGGGGCGCACCACCGGCTGGCGGCGCGCGTCACCGCCCAGCTCGCGGAGGAGGGTTACGCCGACGCGGATGCCGGGCGCGCCCACGCCGTCGCCGGGCACTACGCCTGGTGGGCCGGGCACCCCTCGGTGGCCCCCGAGCGCGTCGCCGCCGAGGCCGACGCGATCCTCGCGGCGATGACCGCGCTCATCGGCAGCCGCGAGGCGGGCCACGCGGACGCCGCCGTGCTCCTCGCCCGCGCCGCCGCGCCCGCCTTCGCCGCGGCGCTGCACTGGGGCGCCTGGGAGCGCGCGGTGCGGCACGGCCAGGAGGCCGCGCGGCTGGCGGGACTGGTCGCGGACGAGGCGTACTTCCACCACGAGCTGGGCGTCCTCGCGCTGTGCACGGGCCATCCGGAACGGGCCCGCGCCGAGCTGGAGGCGTCCATCGGGCTGCGGGGCGTCCTCGCGGACAAGCGGGGCACGGTCGCGGGCCGGCGCGCGCTGGCGCTGGTCGCCGACCGCTCGCCCGGTTCGGCGATGGCCGGGGCGTTCGGGGCGAGCGGCGGAAGCCGTAAGGGCGAGGACGTGACGCCCCCGGCGGCGGGCGCCGCACCGGACGGCACCGAGACCACGATCGTCACCCCGAAGGCGGCCACGACGACGCCGCTGCCCGCCACGGGTACCCCCGCCCCGACAAGGGCGGTGACGGCGGTGGTCCCGGCCGTCTCCCGGACCACGGTGGCCGCCCCCGCCACTCCCTCGGCCCTCGCTTCCGCCTCCGCCGCCGCCGGGCCCTCGGACGGCGAGCCGCGCGGTCTGCGCCGGATGGCGGTGCGGGGTGCCCGGCGCAATGTGGTCGCGGCGTCCGCGGGCGTGTTGCTGGTGGCCGCGCTCGGCACCGTCGTGACCCTGGGCGCCACCTCGGGCGACGACTCCGACAGCCCCTCCGACAAGGTCAAGCCGGACCGGTCGGCCTCCCAGCAGGACGACGACAAGGGCCTGACCGCCGACGAGCCCACGCGCGGCACCGGCCAGGGCCCCCAGCCCGGCCTCAGCGGAACACCCAAGGCGTCCACCTCCCCGACCGCCCCGAGCAGCAGCGGCTCGCCCAGCGACAGCACGGCGTCCGGCGACCCGTCGTCCACGAGCGGCTCGCCCTCCGACACCGAGCAGCCGCCCTCGCCGCCGTCGTCGGACCCCACGACCGGCGGTCCGCGGCCGACGACCAAGCCGCCGACGACCAAGCCGCCGACGCCGACCGGCGAGCCCACCAAGCCGACGCCCACGACCTCCGCCCCGACGCCGACCTCCACGGGCGACACGTCCAATACGGCGAGCGCGCCCACGACCCACACGGCGTCGGGCACCGCCTCTCCGGTCGCGTAG
- a CDS encoding TetR/AcrR family transcriptional regulator, which yields MAEGLRERKKRQTRQHISDVATGLFMERGFDAVTIAEIAEAAEVSVNTVYNYFPAKEDLFVDREEEVVDRPSRLVRERAAGRSAAQALMDRLRQDIRERHPYVGLTEGYERFRQVIVESPTLMARLFAIQGKTVHQLGATLREEAAADPRDPTPEFIAHQLIGLQNAVLRSIIRGLAEGGGVAEVAEDALRDVDVMESLLSDTVLNYAVKNTP from the coding sequence ATGGCGGAAGGACTCAGGGAGCGGAAGAAGCGGCAGACCAGGCAGCACATCTCGGACGTCGCGACCGGGCTGTTCATGGAGCGCGGCTTCGACGCGGTCACGATCGCGGAGATCGCCGAGGCGGCCGAGGTCTCCGTCAACACGGTCTACAACTACTTCCCGGCCAAGGAGGACCTCTTCGTGGACCGCGAGGAGGAGGTCGTCGACCGCCCCTCCCGGCTCGTACGCGAGCGCGCGGCCGGACGCTCGGCGGCGCAGGCGCTGATGGACCGGCTGCGCCAGGACATCCGCGAACGGCACCCCTACGTCGGGCTGACCGAGGGCTATGAGCGGTTCCGTCAGGTCATCGTGGAGTCCCCGACGCTGATGGCCAGACTCTTCGCCATCCAGGGCAAGACGGTCCACCAGCTCGGTGCCACGCTGCGCGAGGAGGCCGCCGCCGACCCGCGGGACCCGACGCCCGAGTTCATCGCGCATCAGCTCATCGGGTTGCAGAACGCCGTCCTGCGCTCCATCATCCGCGGGCTCGCGGAGGGCGGCGGCGTGGCCGAGGTCGCCGAGGACGCCCTCCGCGATGTCGATGTCATGGAGTCGCTTCTCAGTGACACGGTGCTCAACTATGCGGTGAAGAACACACCGTGA
- a CDS encoding ABC transporter ATP-binding protein — protein MIEAVGLTKRYGAKTAVYNLSFQVRPGAVTGFLGPNGSGKSTTMRMILGLDEPTAGHVTVGGYPFRKLPNAPRQVGALLDAKAVHGGRSARHHLLCLAQLSGIPARRVDEVLGVVGLQNVARKRSKGFSLGMGQRLGIAAALLGDPQVLLFDEPVNGLDPEGILWVRNFMKQLASEGRTVFVSSHLMSEMALTADHLIVIGRGQLLADMNVKDFISYNSADFARVRTPESDPGQREKLTAALSEAGGQVLPEQDGALRVTGLPLPRISDLAHGADVRLWELSPHQASLEEAYMRMTQGAVDYRSTVDERAGLQQQVPAAVPQGAPYGYAPGAPGAPMGFPQATVLPGYAEPPAPPQPQPQPQPHAPGMAMPGAPAAPPAPAAPATPPPAPPAPPAQPPAAPPAPADLNKSDNEDDAR, from the coding sequence ATGATCGAGGCAGTCGGTCTGACGAAGCGCTACGGCGCCAAGACGGCCGTGTACAACCTGTCCTTCCAGGTGCGGCCCGGCGCCGTCACCGGCTTCCTCGGGCCCAACGGGTCGGGCAAGTCCACCACGATGCGGATGATCCTGGGCCTCGACGAGCCCACCGCCGGCCATGTCACGGTCGGCGGCTACCCGTTCCGCAAGCTGCCCAACGCCCCGCGTCAGGTGGGCGCGCTCCTCGACGCCAAGGCGGTGCACGGCGGCCGCAGCGCACGTCACCATCTGCTCTGCCTGGCCCAACTGTCCGGGATCCCGGCCCGCCGGGTCGACGAAGTGCTGGGCGTGGTCGGCCTGCAGAACGTGGCGCGCAAGCGCTCCAAGGGCTTCTCGCTCGGCATGGGGCAGCGTCTGGGCATCGCGGCCGCCCTCCTCGGCGACCCGCAGGTGCTGCTCTTCGACGAGCCGGTCAACGGCCTGGACCCCGAAGGCATCCTCTGGGTCCGTAACTTCATGAAGCAGCTCGCCTCCGAGGGCCGCACCGTCTTCGTCTCCAGCCATCTGATGAGCGAGATGGCGCTCACCGCCGACCATCTGATCGTGATCGGGCGCGGTCAGCTACTCGCGGATATGAACGTCAAGGACTTCATCTCCTACAACTCGGCGGACTTCGCACGCGTCCGCACCCCCGAGAGCGACCCGGGGCAGCGCGAGAAGCTGACCGCCGCGCTGAGCGAGGCGGGCGGCCAGGTGCTCCCCGAGCAGGACGGCGCACTGCGGGTGACCGGGCTGCCGCTGCCGCGCATCAGCGATCTGGCGCATGGGGCGGACGTCCGGCTGTGGGAGCTCTCCCCGCACCAGGCGTCGCTGGAAGAGGCGTACATGCGGATGACGCAGGGCGCGGTGGACTACCGCTCGACCGTCGACGAGCGCGCCGGCCTCCAGCAGCAGGTGCCCGCCGCGGTGCCGCAGGGCGCGCCGTACGGCTATGCGCCGGGCGCACCGGGCGCACCGATGGGCTTTCCGCAGGCGACCGTACTGCCGGGGTACGCCGAACCGCCGGCCCCGCCACAGCCGCAGCCGCAGCCACAGCCACACGCTCCGGGCATGGCCATGCCCGGAGCCCCTGCCGCACCTCCCGCTCCGGCCGCCCCCGCGACGCCGCCCCCGGCTCCCCCCGCTCCCCCGGCTCAGCCGCCCGCGGCGCCCCCCGCCCCCGCCGATCTGAACAAGAGCGACAACGAGGACGACGCCCGATGA
- the nucS gene encoding endonuclease NucS yields the protein MRLVIARCSVDYAGRLTAHLPSAPRLILVKADGSVSIHADDRAYKPLNWMSPPCTLKEGDDDVWTVVNKAGEKLIITMEEVLHDSSHELGVDPGLIKDGVEAHLQELLADRIETLGDGWTLIRREYPTAIGPVDILCRDADGTTVAVEIKRRGEIDGVEQLTRYLELLNRDPHLAPVKGIFAAQEIKPQARVLATDRSIGCVVLDYNALRGIEDDKLRLF from the coding sequence ATGCGTCTCGTCATCGCCCGGTGCTCCGTGGACTACGCCGGCCGCCTCACCGCCCACCTCCCCTCGGCACCCCGCTTGATCCTCGTCAAGGCCGACGGAAGTGTGTCCATCCACGCGGACGACAGGGCCTACAAACCCCTCAACTGGATGTCTCCGCCGTGCACGCTGAAGGAAGGCGACGACGATGTGTGGACGGTCGTGAACAAAGCGGGCGAGAAGCTCATCATCACCATGGAGGAGGTCCTCCATGACTCCTCGCATGAGCTCGGCGTCGACCCTGGCCTGATCAAGGACGGTGTGGAGGCCCATCTGCAGGAGCTGCTCGCCGATCGTATCGAGACACTCGGCGATGGCTGGACGCTTATTCGGCGTGAATACCCCACTGCCATCGGTCCCGTGGACATTCTCTGCCGCGACGCGGACGGGACGACGGTCGCCGTGGAGATCAAACGCCGTGGTGAGATCGACGGTGTCGAGCAGCTCACCCGCTATCTCGAACTCCTCAACCGGGACCCGCATCTCGCCCCGGTGAAGGGCATCTTCGCCGCCCAGGAGATCAAGCCCCAGGCCCGCGTTCTCGCCACGGATCGGAGCATCGGCTGCGTGGTGCTGGACTACAACGCGCTCCGGGGCATCGAGGACGACAAGCTCCGCCTGTTCTGA
- a CDS encoding 3-hydroxyacyl-CoA dehydrogenase family protein yields the protein MAKKLAVIGAGLMGSGIAQVSAQAGWDVVLRDVTDEALRRGTDGIRASYEKFVSKGKLSAEEAERALGRITTTTDLDAAADADVVVEAVFEKVEVKREIFRTLDELVKDDTILASNTSAIPITKIAAATRNPERVVGTHFFSPVPMMGLCELVRGHKTSDETLAAAREFAEGVGKTCIVVNRDVAGFVTTRLISALVVEAAKLYESGVATAEDIDTACKLGFGHAMGPLATADLTGVDILLHATDNIYTESQDEKFAPPEIMRRMVDAGDIGRKSGEGFYRY from the coding sequence GTGGCCAAGAAGCTCGCGGTCATCGGAGCCGGACTCATGGGGTCCGGTATCGCGCAGGTCTCGGCCCAGGCCGGCTGGGACGTGGTGCTGCGCGATGTGACCGATGAGGCGCTGCGCCGCGGCACCGACGGCATCAGGGCCTCGTACGAGAAGTTCGTCTCCAAGGGCAAGCTGTCGGCGGAGGAGGCCGAGCGGGCGCTGGGCCGGATCACCACCACGACCGACCTCGACGCCGCCGCCGACGCGGATGTCGTGGTGGAGGCGGTCTTCGAGAAGGTCGAGGTCAAGAGGGAGATCTTCCGGACCCTCGATGAACTGGTCAAGGACGACACGATCCTGGCCTCGAACACCTCCGCCATTCCGATCACCAAGATCGCCGCCGCCACCCGGAACCCGGAGCGGGTCGTCGGCACCCACTTCTTCTCGCCCGTCCCGATGATGGGTTTGTGCGAGCTGGTCCGCGGTCACAAGACGAGTGACGAAACCCTGGCCGCCGCACGGGAGTTCGCGGAGGGCGTCGGCAAGACCTGTATCGTCGTCAACCGCGATGTCGCGGGCTTCGTCACCACCCGGCTGATCTCCGCACTCGTCGTGGAAGCGGCGAAGCTGTACGAGTCGGGGGTCGCCACGGCCGAGGACATCGACACGGCCTGCAAGCTGGGCTTCGGCCATGCGATGGGACCTCTCGCGACCGCCGACCTGACCGGCGTGGACATTCTGCTGCACGCCACCGACAACATCTACACCGAGTCGCAGGACGAGAAGTTCGCACCGCCGGAGATCATGCGCCGGATGGTCGACGCGGGGGACATCGGCCGTAAGAGCGGCGAGGGCTTCTACCGCTACTGA
- a CDS encoding SCO5389 family protein — MSLDVSPALLEQAERGEVDEAAFVDCVRNSLPYAWEMISSLVAQLKVEGGEFADNQTPPPDEQARGQLLRALASDAIRGALQRHFGVRLAFQNCHRVAVFPMDASVDERLSRFTSVRGQLLNQSPELRDC, encoded by the coding sequence ATGTCGCTCGACGTCTCACCGGCCCTGCTCGAACAGGCCGAGCGAGGCGAAGTCGACGAAGCGGCCTTCGTCGACTGCGTCCGGAACTCCCTACCCTACGCATGGGAGATGATCAGCTCGCTGGTGGCCCAACTGAAGGTGGAAGGCGGGGAGTTCGCCGACAACCAGACGCCGCCGCCCGATGAGCAGGCACGCGGTCAACTGCTTCGCGCACTCGCCAGTGACGCGATACGCGGCGCGCTGCAGCGCCATTTCGGGGTGCGGCTGGCCTTCCAGAACTGTCACCGGGTGGCCGTCTTCCCGATGGACGCGTCCGTCGACGAACGCCTCTCCCGCTTCACCTCGGTCCGGGGGCAGTTGCTCAATCAGTCACCCGAACTCCGCGACTGCTGA
- a CDS encoding LLM class flavin-dependent oxidoreductase yields MDVGAFILAAQFPGQGQEEALHRAVRSAEISEEAGLDAVWVAEHHFVPYGVCPSAVTLAALLLGRTRRIGVGTAVSVLPTAHPVALGEQAALLHLLSGGRFTLGVGRGGPWVDLEVFGSGLRAYERGFPESLDLLLRWLREPRVGADGERFAFREVAVVPRSDDALAGPAADAPPVVVACTSPASVRLAAGRGLPMLLGMHYGDEEKAEVVGLWRKSALEAGRSPEDVEAVAARHVSAGVAQIADDRPAAAETLTKAMPGWLRQGLEAHVTVDGRERRMRDPVAYAELLCELHPVGPPRLCADRLAATAERTGIRRFALLVEGSGDLVATEENVRRLGGEVLPLLR; encoded by the coding sequence ATGGATGTGGGGGCTTTCATCCTGGCCGCTCAATTCCCAGGCCAGGGGCAGGAGGAGGCGCTGCACCGGGCGGTGCGGTCGGCCGAGATCTCCGAGGAGGCGGGGCTGGACGCGGTCTGGGTCGCCGAGCACCACTTCGTTCCGTACGGCGTCTGCCCGTCCGCGGTCACCCTCGCCGCGCTGCTGCTGGGACGTACCCGCCGGATCGGCGTCGGTACGGCGGTGAGCGTACTGCCGACCGCGCATCCCGTCGCACTGGGTGAGCAGGCGGCACTGCTCCATCTCCTCTCCGGTGGCCGGTTCACGCTAGGGGTCGGCCGTGGCGGCCCCTGGGTGGACCTCGAGGTCTTCGGCTCGGGGCTGCGGGCGTACGAGCGGGGCTTCCCCGAATCACTCGATCTGCTGCTGCGCTGGCTGCGCGAGCCACGGGTGGGGGCGGACGGTGAGCGGTTCGCCTTCCGCGAGGTGGCGGTGGTGCCGCGCTCCGACGACGCCCTCGCCGGGCCGGCGGCGGATGCCCCGCCGGTGGTCGTCGCCTGCACCTCGCCCGCCAGTGTGCGGCTGGCCGCCGGGCGCGGGCTGCCCATGCTGCTCGGCATGCACTACGGGGACGAGGAGAAGGCCGAGGTGGTCGGCCTGTGGCGGAAGTCCGCGCTGGAGGCGGGCCGTTCACCGGAGGATGTCGAGGCGGTGGCGGCGCGCCATGTCTCGGCCGGGGTGGCGCAGATCGCGGACGACCGCCCCGCGGCGGCCGAGACCCTCACCAAGGCGATGCCCGGCTGGTTACGGCAGGGTCTTGAGGCGCATGTGACGGTCGACGGCCGGGAGCGCCGGATGCGCGACCCCGTGGCCTATGCGGAGCTGCTGTGCGAGCTGCATCCGGTGGGACCGCCGCGGCTGTGCGCCGACCGGCTGGCGGCGACCGCGGAGCGCACCGGGATCCGCCGGTTCGCGCTGCTGGTCGAGGGCTCGGGCGACCTGGTCGCCACGGAGGAGAACGTACGACGGCTCGGTGGTGAGGTGCTGCCGCTCCTGCGCTGA